In Microscilla marina ATCC 23134, the following proteins share a genomic window:
- a CDS encoding NDR1/HIN1-like protein, whose product MPELNFKKIFTRKRVLWLSLLLLLLAFAGVALTFQTPQMVKIGKTEVKRLEGKIMYVEAEVVIHNANFFPIHIQSFKNNIFINNAQAAVAHRKEKITLKAQANTTVKLQVELDIKALAEIHPKLKQQKICAIDMKGKYKLNALVTTLSFNGNNHQEVDLSKEGDQIANFTIGKDGLKVKRLKTASSNKGMNISLDIGLQNKYPFDYKINRLDVNITPPDNEAKLGHWKLSEGVVIHARTTEYLPVKFYIPSSKLIAALSIMYTKKVQAIGSCQVVVADEVFNIPIKQSIPLPAHQLVGSQF is encoded by the coding sequence ATGCCTGAGTTGAATTTTAAAAAAATATTTACAAGAAAAAGAGTGCTATGGTTATCTCTTTTATTGTTGTTACTGGCTTTTGCAGGTGTAGCCCTTACATTTCAAACCCCTCAGATGGTGAAAATTGGTAAAACAGAAGTAAAGCGTCTGGAAGGCAAAATTATGTATGTAGAGGCAGAAGTTGTCATTCATAACGCCAACTTTTTTCCCATTCATATCCAAAGCTTCAAAAACAATATATTTATCAATAACGCACAGGCAGCAGTAGCCCACAGAAAAGAAAAAATAACTCTGAAGGCGCAAGCAAACACTACTGTAAAGCTTCAGGTAGAGCTAGACATCAAAGCACTTGCTGAGATTCACCCTAAACTTAAGCAGCAAAAGATATGTGCTATAGACATGAAGGGAAAATATAAGCTCAATGCTTTGGTAACCACCCTTAGTTTTAATGGAAACAATCATCAAGAAGTAGACTTAAGTAAAGAAGGAGATCAAATTGCCAATTTTACTATTGGTAAAGACGGGCTAAAAGTGAAAAGACTTAAGACAGCGTCTTCTAACAAAGGAATGAACATTTCGCTGGACATAGGTTTGCAAAACAAGTACCCTTTTGACTATAAAATTAATAGGTTAGATGTAAACATTACCCCACCTGATAATGAGGCAAAGTTAGGGCATTGGAAACTATCGGAAGGGGTGGTGATTCATGCACGTACTACCGAGTACCTTCCAGTAAAATTTTACATTCCCAGTAGCAAGTTAATCGCAGCATTGTCAATTATGTATACTAAAAAAGTACAGGCAATAGGTTCTTGTCAAGTGGTGGTTGCTGACGAAGTCTTCAATATTCCCATCAAACAATCTATTCCCTTGCCTGCACACCAACTCGTAGGAAGTCAGTTCTAA
- a CDS encoding AAA family ATPase has product MEEYYQSIEDFILTQMPHTPQDIYNKVRLHGYIGQHKAVQAISLMACRHIRRLKNVFVDKIPKDELPPKDNYLLVGPTGSGKTYLVDIVFNKILHLPTTVIDITSYSETGYIGQDVVSILTRLVNAADGNYDLAALGVVCLDEFDKLSTSKNSAVFAGQGTTKDVSGFGVQKELLKILEGAEVDVPEELSHSAYAPRDTMSTEFISFVALGAFSGITKTINHHNQQIGFGSKTETAYTDAIAYQLNENDLNKTVYFQEYGIMPELIGRFSRIVPFHPLDKAHLQDILVKNTLKRYEKELALVKSSLKIDDDVLEKIVDQAIEMETGARGLRTSLFGYIEDACFELYSHLEQQNTKIHLFLEKDKIQWEIV; this is encoded by the coding sequence ATGGAAGAATATTACCAAAGCATAGAAGATTTTATCTTGACGCAAATGCCGCATACCCCACAAGACATTTACAATAAAGTTCGCTTACACGGTTATATAGGACAACACAAAGCAGTACAGGCCATTAGCCTCATGGCTTGCCGCCATATTCGTCGTCTTAAGAACGTGTTTGTAGACAAAATACCTAAAGATGAATTGCCACCCAAAGACAACTATTTACTGGTAGGCCCTACCGGGTCAGGCAAAACCTACTTAGTCGACATTGTTTTCAACAAAATTCTTCACTTACCCACTACTGTGATTGATATCACCTCTTACTCCGAAACAGGGTATATTGGGCAAGATGTGGTATCTATACTTACTCGCCTGGTAAACGCAGCAGATGGTAACTACGACCTTGCCGCCTTGGGAGTAGTATGTTTGGATGAGTTTGATAAGTTGTCTACCAGTAAAAACAGTGCAGTATTTGCCGGGCAAGGCACTACTAAAGATGTCAGTGGTTTTGGTGTGCAAAAAGAGCTGTTAAAAATACTGGAAGGTGCCGAGGTAGATGTTCCCGAAGAGTTGAGTCATTCGGCGTATGCTCCCCGCGACACTATGAGCACCGAATTTATCTCTTTTGTAGCGTTGGGTGCCTTCTCAGGCATTACCAAAACCATTAATCATCATAACCAACAAATAGGCTTTGGCAGCAAAACCGAAACCGCTTATACCGATGCCATTGCCTATCAATTAAACGAAAATGACCTGAACAAAACCGTCTATTTTCAAGAGTATGGTATTATGCCAGAGCTTATTGGGCGTTTCTCACGCATTGTTCCCTTTCATCCTTTAGACAAAGCACACCTTCAGGATATTTTGGTAAAAAATACCCTCAAGCGCTATGAAAAAGAACTAGCCTTGGTAAAATCATCATTGAAAATAGACGATGATGTGCTTGAAAAGATCGTAGATCAAGCTATAGAAATGGAAACGGGAGCACGTGGGTTACGCACCTCCTTGTTTGGTTATATAGAAGATGCCTGTTTTGAATTGTATTCTCATCTGGAGCAGCAAAATACCAAAATTCATCTGTTTTTGGAAAAAGATAAAATCCAATGGGAGATTGTATAA
- a CDS encoding 1,4-dihydroxy-2-naphthoyl-CoA synthase, whose product MALDWKTVKEYEDITYKKLNGVARIAFNRPEIRNAFRPKTIAEMLDAFTDAHESNEIGVILLTGEGPSPKDGKYAFCSGGDQNARSARGYKGLDGIARFNVLDLQRLIRFMNKIVIAVVPGWAVGGGHSLHVVCDLTLASKEHAIFKQTDLDVASFDGGYGSAYLARQIGQKRAREIFLLGRSYSAEEAYQMGMVNTVVPHDELENEAYQWAQEILQKSPTAIKMIKFSFNLIDDGLVGQQVFAGEATRLAYQTEEAEEGRNAFLEKRKPDFDKFPKFP is encoded by the coding sequence ATGGCTTTAGATTGGAAAACCGTCAAAGAATACGAAGATATTACTTATAAAAAACTCAATGGAGTAGCGCGCATTGCATTTAACCGTCCTGAAATAAGGAATGCGTTCCGTCCCAAAACCATTGCCGAGATGTTGGATGCATTTACCGATGCACACGAGAGCAACGAAATTGGTGTAATTTTGCTGACTGGTGAAGGGCCTTCGCCTAAGGATGGAAAGTATGCTTTTTGTTCGGGGGGTGACCAAAATGCCCGAAGTGCCAGAGGTTATAAGGGCTTAGATGGCATTGCACGCTTCAATGTATTGGATTTACAGCGATTGATCCGTTTTATGAACAAAATCGTGATTGCGGTAGTCCCTGGTTGGGCAGTAGGTGGTGGGCATAGCCTGCATGTAGTATGTGACCTGACGCTTGCCAGCAAAGAGCACGCTATCTTTAAGCAAACCGATTTGGACGTAGCAAGTTTTGATGGGGGGTATGGATCGGCTTACCTGGCACGTCAGATTGGGCAAAAACGTGCTCGTGAGATTTTTTTACTAGGAAGAAGCTACTCTGCCGAAGAAGCTTACCAAATGGGAATGGTGAATACTGTAGTACCTCATGACGAGTTAGAAAACGAGGCGTATCAATGGGCACAAGAGATTTTGCAAAAAAGCCCCACTGCAATCAAAATGATTAAGTTTTCTTTTAACCTCATAGATGATGGGCTTGTAGGACAACAAGTGTTTGCTGGTGAAGCTACCCGCTTGGCTTATCAAACCGAAGAGGCAGAAGAAGGACGCAATGCTTTTTTGGAGAAAAGAAAACCCGACTTTGATAAATTCCCAAAGTTTCCTTAA
- the ruvB gene encoding Holliday junction branch migration DNA helicase RuvB has translation MENLRNEHIQADKDQLSEGDQAIEKALRPLNFDDFSGQGKIVTNLKIFVQAAKQREEALDHVLLHGPPGLGKTTLSNIIANELGTEIKITSGPVLDKPSDLAGLLTNLETNDVLFIDEIHRLNPIVEEYLYSAMEDYKIDIMLDSGPSARTIQIALNPFTLIGATTRAGLLTSPLRARFGIKARLEYYDADLLSTIVRRSCAILGTPIEHDASYEIAFRSRGTPRIANNLLRRTRDFAQVKGDGTITLEIAKMALDALEVDQKGLDEMDNRILTTIIDKFRGGPVGLSTIATACGEEAETIEEVYEPFLIMQGFIKRTPRGREATEEAYQHLGKTLPNKSPGLFD, from the coding sequence ATGGAGAACCTAAGAAACGAGCATATACAGGCTGATAAAGACCAACTAAGTGAGGGTGATCAGGCGATTGAAAAAGCCTTGCGTCCTCTCAACTTTGATGACTTTTCGGGGCAGGGTAAAATTGTAACTAACCTGAAGATTTTTGTACAAGCTGCCAAACAACGTGAAGAAGCCTTAGACCATGTATTGCTCCACGGCCCTCCCGGTTTGGGTAAAACTACTTTGTCAAACATTATTGCCAATGAATTAGGCACTGAAATCAAAATCACCTCTGGCCCTGTACTAGACAAACCCAGTGACCTAGCGGGGCTATTGACCAATCTGGAAACGAATGATGTGTTGTTTATTGATGAAATTCACCGCTTGAACCCTATAGTGGAAGAATACTTGTACTCGGCAATGGAAGACTACAAGATTGATATTATGCTCGATTCAGGACCAAGTGCCCGTACTATACAAATTGCGTTAAATCCTTTTACACTGATTGGCGCTACTACCAGAGCAGGTTTGCTTACTTCTCCGCTAAGGGCTCGTTTTGGTATCAAGGCACGCCTTGAGTACTATGATGCCGACTTACTATCTACTATTGTGCGTCGTTCTTGTGCTATATTGGGCACCCCTATTGAGCATGATGCTTCTTATGAGATTGCTTTTCGTAGCCGGGGTACTCCACGTATTGCCAATAACCTGTTGCGTCGTACCCGTGATTTTGCTCAAGTAAAGGGTGATGGCACTATTACTCTAGAAATAGCCAAAATGGCGTTGGATGCTTTAGAGGTAGATCAAAAAGGACTGGACGAAATGGATAATCGAATTTTGACTACCATTATAGACAAGTTTAGGGGTGGTCCAGTGGGTTTGTCTACCATTGCTACTGCCTGTGGCGAAGAGGCAGAGACCATAGAAGAAGTGTACGAGCCATTTTTAATCATGCAAGGGTTTATTAAAAGAACTCCCAGAGGAAGAGAGGCTACTGAAGAAGCCTACCAACATTTGGGTAAAACTCTGCCCAATAAATCGCCCGGTTTATTTGACTAA
- a CDS encoding RDD family protein — protein sequence MSRVSIETTQNVQIDYDLASIGDRILAFLIDLAIIVAYLIVALFILYHLGESLVQSHLFVPFRVILFLPVLFYTLASEVFFNGQTVGKKQRKIKVICVDGSQPTVTHYLIRWVLRIVDIYLLQGAVAVIALSVNGKGQRLADMAAGTTVVKVKPKIELADLRRIFKTIDDEHYQPTYEQVLILSDNDINIIKDLIAKRKKIRDPQIFHSLAQKIQETLNITYDGQPMPFLRTILQDYNYLANKEEF from the coding sequence ATGAGTAGAGTTAGTATTGAAACTACCCAAAATGTTCAAATAGATTATGACCTAGCCAGCATTGGTGATCGTATACTCGCTTTTCTTATCGATCTTGCTATTATTGTGGCCTACCTTATTGTGGCCCTTTTTATTTTGTACCACCTGGGTGAATCACTCGTACAGAGCCATCTTTTTGTCCCCTTTCGGGTAATTTTATTTTTACCTGTGTTATTTTATACATTGGCTTCCGAGGTATTTTTCAACGGGCAAACTGTGGGTAAGAAACAAAGAAAAATAAAGGTGATATGCGTAGATGGTTCTCAACCTACTGTTACTCATTACCTCATTCGTTGGGTATTGCGTATTGTAGACATTTACTTATTGCAAGGTGCTGTGGCGGTTATAGCCCTCTCGGTCAATGGCAAAGGGCAGCGTTTGGCAGACATGGCCGCAGGTACTACAGTAGTAAAAGTAAAACCCAAAATAGAGCTTGCCGATCTTAGACGTATTTTTAAGACTATAGACGATGAACATTACCAACCTACTTATGAACAGGTGTTGATATTGTCTGATAATGACATTAATATTATCAAAGATCTCATAGCAAAACGTAAAAAAATACGTGACCCTCAAATTTTTCACTCGCTGGCTCAAAAGATACAAGAAACACTCAATATCACTTATGATGGTCAACCCATGCCTTTTTTACGTACAATACTGCAAGACTATAATTATTTGGCAAATAAGGAGGAGTTTTAA
- the rlmB gene encoding 23S rRNA (guanosine(2251)-2'-O)-methyltransferase RlmB — protein MAADFVFGVQSVTETINAGKPIDKLFIQRELGRNSPKVAYILEEAKKREVPVAKVPLDKLNRITRKNHQGIIAFISAVHYQPLSNIIPQLYEEGKTPLVLILDRLTDVRNFGAIARTAECAGIHAIVIPSRGSAQVSSDAMKTSSGALNYLPVCREANLEKTIEFLQESGLQIVACTEKTSETIYAPDYTVPTAIVMGSEEDGISQALIRKADHLAKIPLQGEIGSLNVSVATAVIVYEAVRQRSL, from the coding sequence GTGGCAGCAGATTTTGTGTTTGGAGTACAGTCGGTAACAGAAACTATTAACGCCGGCAAACCTATTGATAAGTTGTTTATTCAACGTGAACTGGGCAGAAATTCGCCCAAAGTAGCTTATATTTTAGAAGAAGCAAAAAAAAGAGAGGTGCCGGTAGCTAAGGTACCATTAGATAAACTAAATCGCATTACCCGTAAAAATCACCAAGGCATTATTGCTTTCATTTCGGCGGTGCACTACCAACCTTTGAGTAATATTATTCCTCAACTTTACGAGGAGGGTAAAACTCCTTTAGTTTTGATATTGGATCGCCTGACTGATGTGCGCAATTTTGGGGCTATAGCCCGTACAGCAGAATGCGCTGGTATACATGCCATCGTGATTCCTTCCAGAGGGTCAGCTCAAGTAAGCAGTGATGCAATGAAGACATCTTCTGGTGCACTCAACTATTTGCCAGTATGCCGGGAGGCTAACCTGGAAAAAACCATTGAGTTTTTGCAAGAAAGCGGCTTACAGATAGTAGCTTGTACAGAAAAAACCAGTGAGACTATTTATGCGCCAGACTATACGGTGCCTACGGCTATAGTGATGGGTTCTGAAGAAGATGGAATTTCCCAGGCATTGATACGCAAGGCAGACCATTTGGCTAAAATACCTTTACAGGGAGAAATTGGGTCGTTGAATGTATCGGTAGCCACGGCAGTGATTGTATACGAAGCTGTAAGGCAGAGAAGTTTGTAA
- a CDS encoding stage II sporulation protein M — protein MRETTFVKKNIDKWEKFENLLKKKRPNPDQLANLFIEITDDLAYARTNYPRGKTTAYLNNLAAKVHQSIYRNRREAGSRIISFWLYELPQLFRSVHKEFFYSFLIFFIACLLGALSTAYDDHFARLILGDGYVNMTLRNIENGDPMAVYKGTHQNDMFFSITMNNIRVAFNTFALGLLFSFGTGYFLMVNGFMLGTFQFFFYQKGLLWTSVLSIWIHGTLEISAIIIAGAAGFALGNSILFPRTYSRSVSFRRGAVKGTKIIVGLVPVFIIAGFLESFVTRLTDAPIFLKLLIIGVSAAFIVYYFIIYPIKLDKQAQINPVNYFGMQEKVTEEEKESLV, from the coding sequence ATGCGTGAAACCACCTTTGTAAAGAAAAATATAGATAAATGGGAAAAGTTTGAGAACTTATTAAAGAAAAAACGTCCCAACCCCGATCAACTGGCCAATTTGTTTATCGAAATCACTGACGACTTGGCTTATGCCCGCACCAATTACCCCAGAGGCAAGACAACCGCCTATTTGAACAACCTTGCCGCCAAAGTTCACCAATCTATTTACCGTAATCGTCGCGAAGCTGGAAGCCGCATCATCAGCTTTTGGCTATATGAGTTGCCCCAACTATTTCGCAGCGTACACAAAGAGTTTTTCTATTCTTTTCTTATCTTTTTTATTGCTTGTTTGCTGGGGGCGCTTTCTACAGCCTATGACGATCACTTTGCCCGTTTGATATTAGGGGATGGTTATGTAAACATGACATTGCGTAACATAGAAAACGGTGACCCTATGGCAGTGTATAAGGGGACTCATCAAAACGATATGTTTTTTTCTATTACTATGAACAATATCAGGGTGGCTTTTAACACCTTTGCCTTGGGTTTACTTTTCTCGTTTGGCACTGGGTATTTTCTCATGGTAAATGGCTTTATGTTAGGAACTTTTCAGTTTTTTTTCTATCAAAAAGGGCTACTTTGGACATCAGTGTTAAGTATATGGATACATGGCACGCTCGAAATCTCTGCAATTATTATTGCCGGAGCAGCTGGTTTTGCTTTAGGCAATAGCATTTTATTTCCGCGTACCTATTCACGAAGTGTATCTTTTAGACGAGGAGCGGTCAAAGGAACAAAAATTATTGTAGGTCTTGTACCAGTGTTTATCATTGCTGGTTTTCTCGAAAGTTTTGTCACCCGTCTTACTGACGCCCCCATTTTTCTGAAGCTACTCATTATTGGAGTGTCAGCTGCTTTTATTGTTTATTACTTCATTATTTATCCTATTAAACTAGACAAACAAGCGCAAATTAATCCAGTGAACTATTTTGGTATGCAAGAGAAGGTAACAGAAGAAGAGAAAGAGAGCTTGGTATAA
- a CDS encoding leucine-rich repeat domain-containing protein: MMRKILILCLLSGLLVDTVNAQRRKRNRDKDKTENTTTTVTPVTKDSTKKRKRILLKPKDLSDQMAYHSLKEALKNVDSVFVLDFPLKKFTYFPKDILKLRNLQVLEMVYSELDSLPPVIADSLDYLQVLNLKNNKLTSLPTEMAKMKYLRRLNLEYNLLEDIPDVMANMSGLRSLNIKFNRLSKISNKIGALTQLQTLDLTANGITNLPKSFGQLTQLQELNLQANRITTLPMSFTQLANLKKLNLRQNRFKVFPSHIFSLNQLTSLNLRKNKFSQIPSGITRLQQLEELNLQQNALSRLPTGIAAWKKMKKLNLSKNKLTNFPVEISQLSNLEELNLSFNQISTIPANIGQLKKLKLLNVANNRLSSAEKNKLRSVLPVTTTIIY; this comes from the coding sequence ATGATGAGAAAAATACTCATTTTATGCCTGCTTTCAGGACTTTTGGTAGACACTGTTAATGCTCAACGTCGCAAACGTAACCGTGATAAAGATAAAACAGAAAATACTACCACTACTGTTACTCCTGTAACTAAAGACTCTACTAAAAAAAGAAAGCGAATTTTGCTTAAGCCTAAAGATTTATCTGATCAAATGGCTTATCATTCCTTGAAAGAAGCACTCAAAAATGTAGACAGTGTTTTTGTGCTTGATTTTCCACTCAAGAAGTTTACTTATTTTCCCAAAGACATCCTCAAATTGCGTAATCTACAGGTACTGGAAATGGTTTATAGTGAGCTCGATTCACTACCACCAGTAATTGCCGATTCGTTGGACTATCTACAAGTACTTAATCTGAAAAACAATAAACTGACATCTTTGCCCACTGAAATGGCAAAGATGAAGTATTTGAGGAGGCTAAATCTTGAATATAATTTACTGGAAGACATTCCTGATGTAATGGCAAATATGAGTGGGCTTCGCTCATTAAATATCAAGTTTAACCGTTTGTCAAAAATATCAAATAAAATTGGAGCACTTACTCAACTCCAAACTCTTGATCTTACCGCCAATGGCATTACAAATTTGCCCAAATCGTTTGGTCAACTGACCCAGCTTCAGGAACTAAACCTTCAGGCAAACCGCATCACTACTTTGCCTATGTCTTTTACTCAGTTGGCTAACCTAAAAAAGCTCAACCTTCGTCAAAACCGATTCAAGGTTTTTCCTTCACATATTTTTTCGCTTAACCAGCTGACCTCTCTCAACTTGCGAAAAAATAAGTTTTCTCAAATACCTTCGGGTATTACCCGCCTTCAACAGTTAGAGGAGTTGAATTTGCAGCAAAATGCCCTTAGTAGATTGCCAACTGGCATTGCTGCCTGGAAAAAGATGAAGAAACTCAATTTAAGCAAAAATAAACTAACCAATTTTCCTGTAGAGATTAGCCAATTATCTAATCTTGAGGAACTTAACTTAAGCTTTAATCAAATATCTACCATACCTGCTAACATTGGTCAACTCAAAAAATTAAAGCTTTTGAACGTCGCGAATAACCGATTATCTTCCGCTGAGAAGAATAAACTTCGAAGTGTGTTGCCAGTTACTACTACCATTATTTATTAG
- a CDS encoding sensor histidine kinase translates to MRCRISIIIVFMCLSNYFGYAQFNFRFKKITVKEGLSQSAVSSIIQDRFGFLWVGSRDGLNRYDGYTFKQYYHQADNPQSLPNSTIMQLSLDPQKNLWISTPGFLSRYQVNQDSFVSYPIALPQNASSEPLIIKKIYWKNSQEALLTSSKGVILFNANTHKVSIPKRYEKFKGVHVYAIAFDAPISEWIATHQGIYQARIRDNKVSWTLRLASKQAPTYVIKTSENVVIGSVHENAYVFDALEQVFRKVPQAKGQKVVTAMKELSNNQVWMSWGNVSILDTKGKYLSNITYEKNNPFSLSRDLVTSVYESQDGIIWLGTNGYGLNKLDLNLSRFGYIGAFPNTRVTLDEMYTQAIYTANDTLLYVSTALGLNIIDLFNKKSRVLTNNASVRSNRINCIVADSTQRLWLGSQDGLWKLENDQFINVDNQVLSRDIGINQILLIAPHTLMLATDAGTKLWNYQTKQLTHLSYTKSVNTCLPLLQGFLEGSRLGLREFDQRGQLKHHFKAGNSQSPVQVNIITHIFRDSKQRIWIGSWGGGLTLYNPKSHKSTHYGKKDGLPNLVVYGILEDSRQHLWLSTNKGLSFFNTKTRQFRNFRETDGLQSDEFNTASFFKSPYGRMYFGGINGLTYFAPGTALQTQRYIPKTTLIGFTIDGKPGLRLDESFGVERIAQAGLVTLGSTVRKFSFEVAGLGYSLPGHTRYKYKMTPLDTRWIEMGKRRYIQFNNLAPGTYQLEVKAANSEGQWENKGLKVTVIITHPLWRQWWFVALCAGLAFWLVFVLYIIRTRQLERKAQKLTATVKQRTQEVETKNNEIEAQNEELQTQAEMLIEKNELLEAIRENLEDKVRERTQNLTQLNEDLLEQNTKLEQFAFITAHNIRGPIARIQGLLQIMPKGVAPDIVGFLKLSIDELDQVIRDLVTILDVRNGVDQHFEKVELRALLMQTIQSLQDDIDKTNATINIDQFAPLTLNGVRPYFQSIFYNLIHNALKYSKDDEDPMIRIAHYKRKKKVFITVADNGLGIEMHYAKQKIFNLYQRFHPKRPGKGFGLYLVKTQLEAMKADISVTSEPDKGTTFTISFPLHKT, encoded by the coding sequence ATGAGATGTAGGATCTCTATAATCATAGTTTTTATGTGCCTGAGCAACTACTTTGGTTACGCTCAGTTTAATTTCCGTTTCAAAAAAATTACGGTAAAAGAGGGCTTGTCACAATCTGCTGTTTCTTCTATCATTCAAGATCGTTTTGGTTTTTTGTGGGTGGGTAGTCGCGATGGGCTTAACCGCTACGATGGGTATACATTCAAACAGTATTATCATCAAGCAGACAACCCTCAAAGTTTGCCCAATAGCACCATTATGCAATTGTCGCTCGATCCTCAAAAAAACTTATGGATTAGCACTCCAGGCTTTTTGTCTAGGTATCAGGTAAACCAAGACAGCTTTGTATCTTACCCAATAGCACTTCCCCAAAATGCCTCAAGTGAACCCCTGATTATCAAAAAAATTTATTGGAAAAACTCACAAGAAGCATTGCTTACCTCCTCTAAAGGGGTAATTTTGTTCAATGCCAACACTCACAAAGTGAGCATACCTAAACGCTACGAAAAGTTTAAGGGAGTTCATGTATATGCCATTGCCTTTGATGCCCCCATCAGCGAATGGATTGCTACCCACCAAGGAATTTACCAAGCACGAATAAGGGACAATAAAGTAAGCTGGACTCTACGTCTTGCCAGTAAGCAAGCACCTACTTATGTAATTAAAACTTCAGAAAATGTAGTGATTGGATCGGTACACGAAAATGCTTATGTATTTGATGCACTGGAACAGGTTTTCAGGAAGGTACCACAGGCAAAAGGTCAAAAGGTAGTGACAGCAATGAAAGAGTTATCTAATAACCAAGTGTGGATGTCGTGGGGAAATGTGAGCATTTTGGATACCAAAGGCAAATACCTGAGTAATATCACTTACGAAAAAAACAACCCTTTTAGCTTATCCAGAGATTTGGTTACCTCAGTATATGAGTCACAGGATGGCATTATTTGGTTGGGTACCAATGGCTACGGACTCAACAAATTAGACCTTAACCTATCGCGTTTTGGCTACATTGGTGCTTTTCCTAATACACGTGTTACCCTTGATGAAATGTACACACAGGCAATTTATACCGCCAATGATACCCTACTCTATGTAAGTACTGCACTAGGTTTAAATATCATTGATTTGTTCAACAAAAAATCAAGGGTACTCACCAATAATGCCAGTGTACGTAGCAATCGCATCAATTGTATTGTAGCTGATAGCACCCAAAGGCTTTGGCTTGGCTCTCAAGATGGTTTGTGGAAACTTGAAAATGACCAGTTTATCAATGTAGACAACCAAGTACTTAGCAGAGATATCGGGATCAATCAAATATTACTTATAGCGCCTCATACCCTTATGCTGGCTACTGATGCAGGGACTAAATTGTGGAATTACCAAACCAAGCAATTGACCCACTTGAGCTATACCAAATCAGTAAACACTTGCCTACCCTTGCTGCAGGGGTTTCTAGAGGGCTCCAGATTGGGGCTGCGGGAGTTTGATCAGCGAGGACAACTGAAACATCATTTTAAAGCTGGTAACTCCCAATCTCCTGTTCAGGTTAACATTATTACCCACATTTTTAGAGACTCGAAACAACGAATATGGATAGGCTCCTGGGGGGGAGGTTTGACCTTATATAACCCTAAAAGCCACAAGTCAACGCATTATGGCAAAAAGGATGGTTTACCTAACCTGGTAGTGTATGGTATATTAGAAGATAGCCGCCAACACCTATGGCTAAGTACCAACAAAGGACTCAGTTTTTTTAATACCAAAACCCGACAATTCAGAAATTTCAGAGAAACCGATGGACTCCAGAGTGACGAGTTTAATACGGCATCATTTTTCAAATCGCCTTACGGCAGAATGTATTTTGGGGGCATTAACGGGCTCACTTATTTTGCTCCTGGTACTGCTTTACAAACCCAACGGTACATTCCAAAAACCACTTTGATTGGCTTTACCATAGACGGTAAGCCAGGGCTTCGTCTTGACGAAAGTTTTGGTGTGGAAAGAATTGCTCAAGCAGGCTTAGTTACCCTGGGATCAACAGTACGTAAGTTTTCGTTTGAAGTAGCCGGCTTGGGTTATTCGTTGCCAGGGCATACTCGTTATAAATACAAAATGACGCCGCTTGATACACGCTGGATAGAAATGGGCAAACGCCGCTATATTCAGTTTAATAACCTTGCTCCTGGTACTTATCAACTTGAGGTTAAGGCGGCTAACTCGGAAGGGCAGTGGGAAAACAAGGGACTCAAAGTTACAGTAATCATTACCCATCCTTTGTGGCGGCAATGGTGGTTTGTAGCCTTATGTGCAGGGCTTGCTTTTTGGCTGGTGTTTGTATTATATATTATTCGCACCCGGCAATTAGAGCGTAAAGCGCAAAAACTTACTGCCACTGTAAAGCAACGTACCCAAGAGGTAGAAACCAAAAATAATGAAATTGAGGCTCAAAATGAGGAGCTACAAACACAGGCAGAGATGTTGATTGAGAAAAATGAATTGCTGGAGGCCATCAGGGAAAACCTGGAAGACAAGGTAAGGGAACGTACCCAAAACCTCACTCAACTCAATGAAGATTTATTGGAACAAAACACCAAGCTAGAACAATTTGCTTTTATTACTGCCCACAACATCCGTGGTCCTATTGCTCGTATTCAAGGTTTACTGCAAATTATGCCCAAAGGAGTAGCCCCTGATATAGTAGGGTTTTTAAAACTAAGCATAGATGAGCTCGATCAGGTAATTCGTGATTTGGTAACTATACTGGACGTACGCAATGGAGTAGACCAACACTTTGAAAAGGTAGAATTAAGAGCCTTGCTCATGCAAACTATTCAGTCGTTGCAAGATGACATAGATAAAACCAATGCTACGATCAATATTGATCAATTTGCTCCTTTGACTTTAAACGGGGTACGCCCTTATTTTCAAAGTATTTTTTACAACTTGATTCATAATGCGCTCAAATACAGTAAAGACGATGAAGACCCAATGATTCGTATTGCACACTATAAAAGGAAAAAAAAGGTGTTCATTACTGTTGCTGATAATGGGCTGGGTATTGAGATGCATTATGCCAAACAGAAAATTTTTAATTTATACCAACGTTTTCACCCCAAACGCCCAGGCAAAGGTTTTG